The genomic interval CCCAAGACCCAAAATTTTAGCCACTTTATCAAACGCCTCTCCTGCGGCGTCGTCAATGGTTTCCCCCAATACGACATGTTGCGTTTCCCTTTCCGACAAAAACAATGTGGTATGTCCCCCTGAAACAACAAGACTTACCGCAGGGTAGGGAATTGCATCATGCTCCAGATTGTTTGCGTATATGTGGGCATGCAGATGATGAACGGCAATGAGGGGAATGTTGAACGCCATGCTTAACGTCTTTGCCGCAGTGACGCCAATTAACAGCGAGCCAATTAATCCCGGAGAATTTACCACGGCAATGGCATCGATATCGGTACATTTTACCTCTGCTTCCGTAATGGCACAGTGAATAATTCCGATAATGGATTCAAGATGCGCACGGCATGCAATTTCAGGTACTACGCCACCGAACGGACGGTGAAGTTTGTCCTGGGAGAAAATTACATTCGATACGATTTCCCTGCCATTTCTCACTATTGCAACAGACGTCTCGTCACACGAGGTTTCGATTCCAAGAATAAGCATTTTACAAAAAAAGGGTAACAGTTCAGAT from Candidatus Kuenenia stuttgartiensis carries:
- the tsaD gene encoding tRNA (adenosine(37)-N6)-threonylcarbamoyltransferase complex transferase subunit TsaD yields the protein MLILGIETSCDETSVAIVRNGREIVSNVIFSQDKLHRPFGGVVPEIACRAHLESIIGIIHCAITEAEVKCTDIDAIAVVNSPGLIGSLLIGVTAAKTLSMAFNIPLIAVHHLHAHIYANNLEHDAIPYPAVSLVVSGGHTTLFLSERETQHVVLGETIDDAAGEAFDKVAKILGLGYPGGSVIDQLAKQGNRKAIPFPRAYLGKDSLDFSFSGLKTAVLYHVKGQDQNRSQTSLKNTMDIADISASFQEAVIDVLVHKTVAASKIHHARSILIGGGVAANSRLREKFQEISREIRLPVYCPSRELCTDNAAMVAGLAYWKYSEGNISDLRMEANPS